One window of Falco peregrinus isolate bFalPer1 chromosome 17, bFalPer1.pri, whole genome shotgun sequence genomic DNA carries:
- the BMP10 gene encoding bone morphogenetic protein 10, translating to MDSVVLQLWAVLCVLVHFAACSPILSLEHSSLEEDVPLFDEILSEQDGVDFNTLLQNMKNEFLKTLNLSDIPLHETAKVDPPEYMLELYNRFATDRTSMPSANIIRSFKNEDLASHPIGVTGIRKYPLLFNVSIPHHEEITMAELRLYTLVERDQMLYDGLDRKVTIFEVLENDHMGLGDERKTVALASRQIYGTSSEWESFEVTEAIRRWRRAGLTTHRLEVHIESREGEEQNGEGKIDIDINSEAKHVPLLIVFSDDQSNDKKEEKQELNEMIDHEQLVDLENLEVGNFHSQPGEEALLQMRSNIIYDSTARIRRNAKGNYCKKTPLYIDFKEIGWDSWIIAPAGYEAYECHGVCAYPLTEHVTPTKHAIVQTLVHLKNPQKASKACCVPTKLDPISILYLDAGVVTYKFKYEGMVVSECGCR from the exons ATGGATTCTGTAGTTCTCCAGCTGTGGGCTGTCCTCTGTGTCTTGGTTCACTTTGCCGCTTGCAGTCCCATCCTGAGCTTGGAGCACTCTTCCTTGGAGGAAGACGTGCCTCTTTTCGACGAGATTCTCTCCGAGCAGGATGGTGTTGATTTCAACACGCTGCTTCAGAATATGAAAAATGAGTTTTTGAAGACGTTGAACCTGTCTGACATTCCCCTGCACGAAACGGCCAAGGTGGATCCACCAGAGTACATGCTAGAGCTGTACAACAGATTTGCCACTGATAGGACATCTATGCCATCCGCAAATATTATTAGGAGCTTCAAAAATGAAG ACTTGGCTTCCCACCCCATTGGTGTTACAGGAATTCGGAAATACCCTCTTCTGTTCAATGTTTCCATCCCTCACCATGAAGAAATCACCATGGCAGAGCTGAGGCTCTACACCTTGGTGGAGCGGGACCAAATGCTCTATGATGGGCTTGACCGGAAGGTCACCATTTTTGAAGTGCTGGAAAATGACCACATGGGGCTAGGAGACGAGAGAAAGACAGTGGCACTGGCATCCAGGCAGATCTATGGCACGAGCAGCGAGTGGGAGAGCTTCGAGGTCACGGAAGCCATCAGGCGTTGGCGAAGGGCAGGGCTGACCACGCATCGGCTGGAAGTTCATATagagagcagggaaggggaggagcaGAATGGAGAGGGGAAAATCGATATCGACATCAACTCTGAGGCGAAGCATGTGCCCCTGTTGATTGTGTTCTCTGATGACCAAAGCAATGACAAAAAAGAGGAGAAGCAAGAGCTGAATGAAATGATTGATCATGAGCAGCTCGTGGACTTGGAGAACCTGGAGGTTGGCAATTTCCACAGCCAGCCTGGTGAGGAGGCGTTGCTCCAGATGCGCTCCAACATCATTTATGACTCTACTGCCCGAATCCGGAGGAACGCAAAGGGCAACTACTGTAAAAAGACTCCACTCTACATAGATTTCAAGGAGATTGGCTGGGATTCCTGGATCATCGCCCCAGCGGGATACGAAGCTTATGAGTGCCACGGAGTATGCGCCTACCCCTTAACAGAGCACGTCACACCAACGAAACATGCCATTGTCCAGACGTTGGTTCACCTGAAGAATCCTCAGAAAGCTTCCAAGGCCTGCTGCGTTCCCACCAAACTTGATCCCATCTCTATTCTCTACTTAGATGCAGGGGTGGTCACCTACAAGTTCAAATATGAAGGCATGGTGGTATCCGAGTGTGGCTGCAGATAG